In a genomic window of Candidatus Latescibacterota bacterium:
- a CDS encoding glycosyltransferase family 4 protein produces the protein MKVCFFSPTAYGYFNPDREKWAGGAETQQFFIARRMIENGISVSFITGDHGQPDVEIYDDIEVIKSFRPFTGNRKLRFIPDMLKVKRAMEIADADVFNQRSTSFYTGQLAWFAHRLGKMFSFSIGIDYNCYADCQGHLSFPMTALYRYGILSADAIIAQTEKQRLLLKNNLGIDSTLIRNGIPLGSDVSTPSPTPSSDYSTSGPISRRPDYLWVGSFRRRKRPELFLELARRMPEASFTIIGGGGDDQAFHEEIVREIATLENVVYPGFMKPGDIDAFYSRAYAYVNTSTLEGFPNTYLHSWKYGVPVLTIEIDPDSLIEDNGIGSCTGDFEGLVSSARRLLDNPEERSEMSLKAIDYVRKNHDISEKADQYIALFNNLTLRSE, from the coding sequence ATGAAAGTCTGTTTCTTTTCACCTACCGCATACGGATACTTCAACCCCGACAGGGAAAAGTGGGCCGGCGGTGCCGAGACACAACAATTTTTTATCGCACGCCGTATGATAGAGAACGGGATCAGTGTCTCATTTATAACGGGGGACCACGGCCAACCGGATGTCGAGATCTACGATGACATCGAAGTAATAAAATCATTCCGTCCATTCACCGGCAACAGGAAACTCAGGTTCATACCTGACATGCTCAAGGTTAAGAGAGCGATGGAAATTGCCGACGCTGATGTCTTCAACCAGAGATCGACTTCGTTCTACACAGGACAACTTGCCTGGTTCGCTCACAGGCTTGGCAAAATGTTCTCGTTTTCTATCGGGATTGATTATAATTGCTACGCTGATTGCCAGGGGCACCTGTCTTTCCCGATGACAGCCCTGTACCGCTACGGAATCCTCTCAGCAGACGCGATAATTGCCCAGACCGAGAAACAGCGACTACTTCTGAAAAACAACCTCGGTATCGATTCGACACTTATAAGAAACGGTATACCTCTGGGATCCGATGTCAGCACACCCTCTCCCACCCCTTCATCTGATTATTCCACTTCAGGGCCTATTAGTCGCCGACCGGATTACCTCTGGGTCGGCAGCTTCAGAAGAAGGAAACGTCCGGAACTATTCCTCGAACTCGCAAGAAGGATGCCGGAGGCATCATTTACGATCATCGGCGGAGGGGGGGACGACCAGGCCTTTCACGAAGAGATCGTAAGAGAAATAGCAACACTTGAGAATGTCGTTTATCCGGGATTTATGAAGCCTGGCGATATCGACGCCTTTTATTCAAGAGCGTATGCCTACGTCAATACTTCGACTCTCGAGGGATTTCCAAACACATATCTCCATTCCTGGAAATATGGCGTGCCGGTTCTTACGATAGAGATAGACCCTGATTCCCTTATCGAGGATAACGGCATCGGCTCGTGTACTGGCGATTTTGAAGGACTTGTCTCTTCTGCAAGAAGATTGCTCGACAACCCTGAAGAAAGATCCGAGATGTCGTTAAAAGCGATCGATTACGTTCGAAAGAATCACGATATCAGTGAGAAAGCGGACCAGTATATAGCTCTATTCAACAACCTGACCCTTCGCTCCGAATAA
- a CDS encoding glycosyltransferase family 4 protein gives MKILIALPYSPYPVERGTGRLIMNLIDGLSSRHEVILSTMTLSTTDLDRLGDIRRQSVNLAAMVAPHRRSFLHRIFYKLKNMSISMIHSIPREVSYAAPAVFLELIRSVAEAEDVDLVIANYWHLFRLPSLMDGRPVVLLTHDLDYLVKRENGAERTGNRESRMRESIEKKAYEEYPAIITVTEKDADTLKKMPYLAGKSIVGLPASMDLNEFSPAFHERLKDTLLFPGLFSSDFNEDALRYMLDDIFPIILKKRPGTVLRVVGMGVPEDILKQRHDHVIFAGYAEDIRKELGECSAMVLPLRFAGGIRIRMLEAAAMGVSVVSTDAGVSGMGLTDGKEYLKADSPAEFAEKTCRLLEDRELAVNTGINVRAWAELHISGDTYPERLDIMLSKLFGAKGQVVE, from the coding sequence ATGAAGATTCTGATCGCATTGCCATACAGTCCATATCCTGTTGAAAGGGGAACAGGCAGACTGATAATGAACCTGATCGATGGCCTTTCTTCAAGACACGAAGTGATATTGTCGACCATGACTCTCTCAACGACCGATCTCGACAGGCTAGGGGATATCAGGAGACAATCTGTCAATTTGGCCGCGATGGTGGCCCCGCACAGAAGATCCTTTCTTCACAGGATCTTCTACAAACTGAAGAATATGTCTATTTCAATGATCCATTCAATTCCCCGCGAAGTAAGTTATGCAGCTCCCGCGGTCTTCCTTGAACTGATACGCTCGGTAGCAGAAGCAGAAGATGTCGATCTGGTTATTGCTAACTACTGGCACCTCTTCAGGCTCCCGAGCCTGATGGATGGGAGGCCGGTAGTTCTGCTCACTCACGATCTGGATTATCTGGTAAAACGGGAAAATGGAGCCGAGAGGACAGGGAACCGTGAATCCAGGATGAGGGAATCGATAGAAAAAAAAGCCTACGAGGAGTACCCGGCAATAATTACTGTGACAGAAAAGGATGCGGATACATTGAAAAAGATGCCGTATCTTGCCGGGAAGTCGATAGTCGGACTTCCTGCATCAATGGATCTGAATGAATTCAGTCCAGCCTTTCACGAACGGCTGAAAGATACTCTTCTGTTTCCTGGACTTTTCTCGTCAGATTTCAATGAAGACGCACTGAGATATATGCTCGATGATATTTTTCCGATCATACTGAAGAAAAGGCCAGGGACAGTATTGCGCGTAGTGGGAATGGGTGTTCCGGAAGATATTCTGAAGCAGAGACATGATCATGTGATCTTTGCCGGGTATGCGGAGGACATCAGAAAAGAACTCGGAGAATGTTCCGCTATGGTATTGCCTCTTCGCTTTGCTGGTGGAATCAGGATAAGGATGCTGGAAGCGGCGGCGATGGGAGTGTCTGTGGTCAGTACGGATGCAGGTGTGTCAGGGATGGGACTTACTGATGGAAAGGAATATCTAAAGGCTGACTCTCCCGCAGAATTCGCTGAAAAGACATGCAGGCTGCTTGAGGACCGGGAACTCGCTGTAAATACAGGGATAAATGTACGAGCATGGGCAGAACTTCACATATCAGGAGATACATATCCTGAAAGACTCGATATTATGCTCTCGAAGTTATTCGGAGCGAAGGGTCAGGTTGTTGAATAG
- a CDS encoding glycosyltransferase family 4 protein produces MNGSVEKVKVVFFSDAPYTGGAERYLYLLASNLVDAGYIPALISCADRGDGRLGRWTEDAGIEHHRIEWKSIFSMRGARALYRILKKISPGIFHLNLPGPFDSRYSLVAPVARAAGIKAILSTEHLPMIDSFPKGRILKGCGSVFIDRVITVSSDNKRYLVSKHGVSRSRIRVVYNGIPDPETLPSSDIFSGMTHDEKCLRIVSIGSIESRKGQDTLIESMRLLPENIVLAVVGEGEMREALEGRVKEYGLSDRVFFAGYRDDITGIIASADLLVVSSLVEATPYVIMEAFAGGLPVIATDIFGIPELLKDGRTGFLVDHSSPGGIADKVNILNENRDLLAEMGKNARCEFETRFRIERSVADTIAVYDELLKNGAGR; encoded by the coding sequence ATGAATGGATCAGTTGAAAAAGTGAAGGTAGTATTCTTTTCCGATGCTCCATACACGGGCGGAGCCGAAAGGTATCTATATCTTCTGGCATCGAATCTGGTCGATGCAGGTTACATCCCTGCGCTTATCAGTTGCGCCGATAGAGGAGATGGAAGACTGGGGCGATGGACTGAGGACGCGGGAATCGAGCATCACAGGATAGAGTGGAAAAGTATTTTTTCCATGAGAGGCGCCAGGGCTCTGTACAGAATTCTCAAAAAGATATCTCCAGGGATATTTCATCTGAACCTTCCGGGCCCCTTCGATTCGCGGTATAGCCTTGTGGCTCCCGTAGCCAGGGCAGCCGGCATAAAAGCTATACTGTCAACAGAACACCTTCCGATGATCGATTCATTTCCAAAAGGGAGAATCCTTAAAGGTTGTGGGAGTGTTTTTATTGACAGGGTGATAACTGTAAGTTCTGATAATAAACGCTACCTGGTCAGTAAACACGGTGTTTCACGCTCGAGGATAAGGGTGGTTTATAACGGTATACCGGACCCGGAAACATTACCTTCTTCCGATATATTTTCTGGAATGACCCACGATGAAAAATGTCTGAGAATCGTATCGATCGGGTCCATAGAAAGCAGGAAAGGCCAGGATACTCTCATCGAATCCATGAGGCTTCTTCCAGAAAATATTGTCCTTGCCGTAGTCGGTGAGGGTGAGATGAGGGAAGCCCTTGAGGGTCGAGTCAAAGAATATGGGTTGAGTGACAGGGTCTTTTTCGCGGGGTACAGGGATGATATTACAGGGATCATCGCTTCCGCCGATCTTCTTGTCGTATCATCGCTGGTAGAGGCTACTCCATATGTCATCATGGAAGCGTTTGCAGGGGGACTTCCAGTGATCGCGACAGACATATTCGGGATACCGGAGCTGCTCAAAGACGGCAGGACAGGGTTTCTGGTCGACCATTCCAGCCCCGGGGGAATTGCTGACAAAGTAAATATTCTTAATGAAAACAGGGATCTTCTAGCCGAAATGGGGAAGAACGCGCGGTGTGAATTTGAAACCCGTTTCAGGATTGAAAGATCCGTGGCCGATACAATCGCAGTATATGATGAACTATTGAAAAATGGGGCTGGGAGATGA